The sequence TTCGCGGCTGCGGTGCCGATCAGACGCATGCGCCCTTCCTTAGTCGCCCACGCGATGTGCGGGGTTACGAGGCAGTTCTTTGCATGTAACAGCGGATTGTCGAGCGACGGGGGCTCGCTCGAGAGTACATCTACGCCCGCGCCCGCAAGACGTCCCTGATTGAGCGCATCCGCCAAGTCCTGCTCTACAATAAGCGGTCCGCGCGAGGTGTTGATCAGAAAACCAGTCGGCTTCATCCTCGATAGGGTTGAAGCATTGATGATTCCCCGCGTGTGCGGGAGAAGCGGACAGTGCAGGCTCACCACATCTGCGGCGGCCATCAACTCGTTCACTTCGCACCATTCAAAGCCGGGCCAAGCGGGAGTATTTTCTCTCGCTTCGTCGCTGGCTATCACGCGCATCCCAATGACGGCCGCAATTTCTCCGACCCGCCGGCCGATACGCCCGAACCCCACGATTCCCATGGTTTTGCCTTCCAACTCGATCAGAGGAGTTTTCCAAAAGCTGAAATCCCGGCACCGCGACCATTCACCCGCGCGACTTGCTTGGCTGTGCAGTGCGACGTGATGACAAAGTTCGAGCAGAAGTGCGAACACCAATTGAGCTACCGAGGCAGTGCCATAAGTAGGCACGTTGGTGACGGGGATTCCACGTGCACGAGCGGCCTTGAGGTCAACCTGATCGTAACCGGTGAACACCACGCCGATATAGCGTAGGCGCTCGAGCTTCGTGATCGTCGCTGCGGACAGCGGTGCTCTAGTCGTAAGGAGCACCTCAGCGTCACGCGCGCGGCTGACGATTTCATCTTCGGACGTCCGGTCCAAGACTTCCAACTCGCCAAGCTCCCGGAAGGCGTTCCAACCCAAGTCCCCCGGATTTACCACACCGCCGTCAAGAAAAAGTATCTTCATCGGAATACCTCCGACGCACGCAAGCCGCAGACCTCATAATCGAAATGACTTTTGTTTCCGTCAGCGAGTTCGCTTTTCTCGCTTATGATCGCCGGCAGGTCGCTTCATCGGAAAATGTTGCTGCGGGCCAGCTCGACCAGCTCGCTGCATGGGCGTCGGCGCCGGCTGCAAAGGCCGCAACTTCCTCATGGCGCACGTGGATCCATTTAATGGATTTCTCGCGCCTGATCGCGTCAACAATTCCATTGAGCGAATCGCCGACGATGCCATGGATTCGCTTGACGCC is a genomic window of Candidatus Binataceae bacterium containing:
- a CDS encoding D-2-hydroxyacid dehydrogenase, which produces MKILFLDGGVVNPGDLGWNAFRELGELEVLDRTSEDEIVSRARDAEVLLTTRAPLSAATITKLERLRYIGVVFTGYDQVDLKAARARGIPVTNVPTYGTASVAQLVFALLLELCHHVALHSQASRAGEWSRCRDFSFWKTPLIELEGKTMGIVGFGRIGRRVGEIAAVIGMRVIASDEARENTPAWPGFEWCEVNELMAAADVVSLHCPLLPHTRGIINASTLSRMKPTGFLINTSRGPLIVEQDLADALNQGRLAGAGVDVLSSEPPSLDNPLLHAKNCLVTPHIAWATKEGRMRLIGTAAANLKAFLQGHPMNVVN
- a CDS encoding thiamine pyrophosphate-binding protein, which produces MATVAECLVKVLAEAGVKRIHGIVGDSLNGIVDAIRREKSIKWIHVRHEEVAAFAAGADAHAASWSSWPAATFSDEATCRRS